DNA from Sorex araneus isolate mSorAra2 chromosome 6, mSorAra2.pri, whole genome shotgun sequence:
AGAAGAGAAGAACAGCACAGATGTGAGAGAGACATGTATTGAGAGCTTTGAGCCTTTCATCCCTGGAggcaattcccagcactgtgttCAGGATGAGAacataagaaaaaagaatcatgagGGCGTCCAGTCCCAAGGTGAGGATGACTGCGATGAGACCATAGAGGCTGTTGACTCGGGTACTGGCACAAGCTAGTCGCATGGCATCTTGGTGGAGACAGTATGAATGAGACAAAACATTGGATCGGCAGAAGGGCAGCCTCTTTATAAGAAAAGGCACGGGGAAGACCACAGAGAATGCCCGAGTGAGGATAACTATTCCAATCTTGCCAATGACACCATGGGTGAGGATAGAAGCATAGCGCAGAGGGTCTCTGATGGCCACAAATCTGTCGAAGGCCATAGCCACTAAGACTCCTGATTCCAGTATTCCAAACCCATGAATGAAAAACATCTGTGTGATGCATGCATCAAAGGAAATCTCAGGGATATTGAACCAGAAGATGCTCAGCATGGAGGGCAGAGTGGACATTGAGAGACTAATATCAGTCAGAGCCAAGATAGAGAGAAAATAGTACATGGGCTCATGGAGGCTCTGATCTATCTTGATGACAGCTAGGATAGTGCCATTCCCCAAGAGAGTTAGAGTGTAGAGAAGTCCCAGGGGAAAAGCCATCCATGGGTTTTTCTCTGGCATTCCTATGATTCCTGTCAAAATGAAACTATGGTGGTTGACATGCGATGCATTAGAATTCATTTTGTTCCCACCTTCTGATGAGCTTGGTCTCTTCAGTTTAATTCACACCTTCTAAATTGAAAACACATATTTAAATgatacaatgtatatatatatatatatgtgtgtgtatatatatatatatacatacacatatacacacatacagtatatatgtatgtgtgtgtgtgtgtgtgtgtgtgtgtgattgcagATGGGAGAATCACGACAAAACAGAatctaagataattttttaagaaattgtaACTACACCTAGAATTACTCAGTCCTTAgtctgattttgtgctcaggcaGCACTTTTTGTTggtcttgggggactatattgggTACTGGGTATAGAGAGTGGGGAGAGTGGGTAGgtaatatgcaaggcaaatgttctatctACTATACTGGGTCTATAGTTTCATGGATTTGATTTCTTTATCAGAAAGATTGGAATAAGACACATTACTTAGTGTTTGAAGTGAAGtttgtgtctttttatttatttttcattttttaaaaacataattttttatatttttcaatgaatcatcatgagatacagttacagacttaacaaactttcatgattatttttcagtcatacaatgatcgagtacccatccctccactagtgctcaTTCTATACCACCAgcattcccagtatctctcccacccctcccttcaatcccttcccccgcccctgcctctgtagcaggcacattccatttgactctctctctctctctctctctctctctctctctctctctctctctctctctctccttgtgggtgttATAGCTTGCAATGCATGTagtaagtggctatcatgtttggtctatagtgtactttcagcacgcatctaccatcccgggtgagccctccaaacatcattcacttatggtcccttctctctcctagttgtcttttcccccagcatgtgaggccagcttccaagccatggtgctatcctcctggcccttatctctattgtccttgggtgttagtctaccattctgttacattattttctacaaatgagtgcagtcattctatgtctgtccccctctctgtgactcatttcacttagcatgatactctccatgattatccacttatatgcaaacttcatgatttcatcttttctaatagctgcatagtattccattatgtagatgtaccaaagtttctttaatcagtcatctgctCTCGGGAACTAagtctttttccagattctggctattgtaaatagtactgcaataaacatataagtgccgatgtcttttctactgtatttttgagtctttttttatatctctcaaaatatttagaacaaaCAAGTGGTATCTAGTGTCTCAATAAAATAGTGCATTttgtaaacaataataaaaaacctGTAAAACTCATAATATCATTACTATATACACACTAATACAAACCATATCTGACATAAAACCACATCCTCTCAAAATGTGTGTGAACATATTCATGTTATATTTGAGTATattaatatacacatatttgtatatatttccaAATACCTACAATTTATATGACTTTATAATCACCTACATGTCTTATACGTAGATAACACTGCtcaaattgttttccagtcatttccacatatatgtgtatatatatatattcatttttctcctataatttcatttgaaaatacaACAAGCAAAAAACTAAAGTTCACTGTTCAGAAACAACCTCAAATGACAATAGCTTCTCacaggatttttattttgaaaaatgtttggtCAGTCATAAATTaaggatattttaattttgtttttgggtcacacttggaagAGTttagggctgattcctggctacttgctcggagaccatatgtggtatctcGGGATCAAACTCTGATgtggaaagcaaacaccctatcctctgcactatctctctgtccctgaatTATTCTTACAGCTTCATCTTTTATCATGCcatattttttttgcaattttcacCTTGtctccaaaacacacaaaataataaatcccTTTCTGTTTTTATATAGCCAGTACATACTATTATCAAATTTCTTTCAGACTTTCTAACTGAGATCTCTCCACTCACTAGTTTACTCTTACAATAATATAGTCAgaataaacttgaaaaatatgACATATTATCTATCCAACAAGCAAAAGtcctttaagaaattattttagagcAAAATATCAATTTCTTATTTAGCTTTACTCTTGATCTCTCTAGCACTATTCACATCATTTACTCCACTATTTAATAACTACAATTCAGCCACATTTACAGTTTTGAGTGTCTGTTCCTCTTAAAATATATCTTGATGTAGGGATTTTCACATATGTTCTTCCCTCTTTCTGATGCCTTTCAACAAAGATCTTTGCCACTTTAAAATTAGACTTGCTCTTcaatgttctcccttgaatatatAACTTACTTGTTTATCTCAAAGTCTCTGCTCAGTCCAATGTGGAGAAGCCACCTTGTCTCCTGAACacatgctttctctctttctctcccctcacatctaagtaGTCTTCAATAAATACTAatttgcttcaccaaaaataaagTCTGTAATGCTTCTGAAGTAAAACTACACATGTCCACAATATTTAACACTCATTGTTACGCTGTTTTCACATCCTGTTTCTTAGTATTGCTAAAGAAATATCTCATAAGTGtttatttaatgtatattttcccTACTAGAAGATAAACTTTAGAGAAAACATATGATTATCCTATCATCTGACATATTAGCTTTCTCATCTGCGCCAGatgaaaaaattaagacaaaCACAGTCATAAGTGTGGATAATTGAAAGACATTATTCTTTTCATAAGTCTTGAGTCTTGTACACTTTCAAACGTCTCCCTGATGTAACGTATTGGTTGAAATTTGATAAGTAAGAGAACAATACTTTTCTCAGAgaacacagaaataaatttaaatcagtaatgctggagagataatccTGGTGTCTTTGTTCTCATCTAGGAATTGGTGTGaaattaggatttttaaaaaaacctcaagaattgttttttcccccagagtCCAAGCAAGAAAACTTGGAGGCAGGAAGTATGGCCAAATGCACAAGACCAGGTCCACTTCTCTGACCATTCTTTCTACTGTCCCTGCACTGATACCAGGGTTTTTCTGTTTAAGAcacaacaaaagaacaagaagTTTTCTGTAGATTTTGATGCATCAAATAGGGAAGAATTCTTGAAAGAAGTTTAGTCTACTAAATCAGAATACTCAGATATAAGATTTGATTTAACCTTCTTGCTGCACTTTGAagaagcagattttttttaaactttacatgGTCATGCAGAGCCCTTCATCTCATAGattaaatatttcttctcagcaattcttttatttttttaatttaggcaccatggtttacaaggttattcatagttgagtttaatTCTGATGACTTCCATTTGGGAATAATCAGTTCATTTTTtcatg
Protein-coding regions in this window:
- the LOC101553819 gene encoding olfactory receptor 51H1-like — its product is MNSNASHVNHHSFILTGIIGMPEKNPWMAFPLGLLYTLTLLGNGTILAVIKIDQSLHEPMYYFLSILALTDISLSMSTLPSMLSIFWFNIPEISFDACITQMFFIHGFGILESGVLVAMAFDRFVAIRDPLRYASILTHGVIGKIGIVILTRAFSVVFPVPFLIKRLPFCRSNVLSHSYCLHQDAMRLACASTRVNSLYGLIAVILTLGLDALMILFSYVLILNTVLGIASRDERLKALNTCLSHICAVLLFYVPLIGITMVHRFGEHLPPVVHTLMGNVYLLLPPVLNPIVYSVKTKQIRRRIIYVFQRRKNGA